The following coding sequences are from one Salvia hispanica cultivar TCC Black 2014 chromosome 3, UniMelb_Shisp_WGS_1.0, whole genome shotgun sequence window:
- the LOC125210120 gene encoding uncharacterized protein LOC125210120 → MASQGIVRTEAIAATTTPFIRGLDPLSSSSSAPLNASALALEHILASIARVEARLDASDRQPTRDPPQSRPDPDPPYNINGGWRGESTAHRPVMTSAVSVATQQRVGVVGNSASTWQHNSYDDDRDRSRQPTAWDNPAHRQDWQTGGRQSAWDHPSGGRNSGYFAEPPRYDQPRFEKPRYEKMKPPRFDGSEAANWISRVEYYFEHMGTPENHRLHYVVMMFEGQALEWIFNYLENNPNAKWADFLDDVRRRFDLQHFQNFIGLIAKLCQTGPLAEYNTAFETMLNRVRGVPEYILLPIYVEGLTQPVKNQVRHQHPGSVAAAMALAVEYDSCIEKSAPTSGFQRRSGGRYEQRQLGQQHLLALPAPQQQAPRPPQHKFSEYSKLLVIRLTQAEKAERSRLNLCWYCPEKWVAGHNCRGRFLVYMGMDEDSEDDVGEDGIAQDTQIVTADISHIYAMNGRQKEDAIELVGMLGAAEIRILVDTGSSHDFLHPNVAERLALPLQKVWPFRVYVGNGESLLCSWASRQTRIVIQNHVFLVDLHILPVHGPDVILGRSWLKSLRRFTTDFDTDTLEFVRNGERIRLTLVPPLAKAVSLRQFSTLLTLQGDGEVFELVQLPRQNAEEGPVTVASFPKELPDEVLAVLGSHIGVFGLPPGMPPKRQFDHKIHLLPQSKPVNVRPYRYPYFQKTEIERQVKKMIDSGIIRPSQSPFSSSVLLIRKKDGAFRFCIDYRALNTATVPDNFPIPTTDELFDELGSARFFTKLDLRSGYHQIRMCEEDVYKTAFRTHDGHFEFLVMPFGLTNAPSTFQAAMNAMFRPFLRQFVIVFFDDILIYSPTLPAHVRHLNEVLSLLANNQFFVKLSKCTFACSSVEYLGHIIADGQLKADPAKIEAMMAWPPPTTVKKLRGFLGLTGYYRRFVEHYASIAGH, encoded by the coding sequence ATGGCGAGTCAGGGGATTGTTCGCACGGAGGCAATCGCCGCGACGACGACGCCGTTTATCCGCGGTCTCGACCCgctctcatcatcatcatcagcGCCGCTAAATGCGTCGGCGCTGGCTTTGGAGCACATCCTAGCATCTATAGCACGGGTGGAGGCTCGGCTGGATGCGAGCGATCGCCAACCCACTAGAGACCCACCGCAGTCAAGGCCGGATCCGGATCCACCATACAATATTAACGGTGGCTGGAGAGGGGAGTCCACAGCCCACAGACCGGTGATGACCTCAGCAGTATCGGTGGCCACGCAGCAACGAGTAGGGGTCGTGGGTAATTCGGCATCAACTTGGCAGCACAACAGTTACGACGACGACAGGGATAGGAGCCGTCAACCAACGGCATGGGACAATCCGGCTCATCGTCAAGATTGGCAGACAGGAGGACGTCAGTCGGCATGGGATCACCCATCAGGGGGTCGGAACTCTGGTTATTTCGCCGAACCGCCTAGGTATGATCAGCCTCGCTTTGAGAAACCGCGctatgaaaaaatgaaaccaCCGCGGTTCGACGGTTCGGAAGCGGCTAATTGGATATCGAGGGTCgaatattattttgaacaTATGGGGACCCCAGAGAATCACAGGTTACATTATGTGGTGATGATGTTTGAGGGTCAAGCTTTGGAGTGGATTTTTAACTATCTGGAGAATAATCCGAATGCCAAGTGGGCAGATTTCTTGGACGATGTTCGACGTCGCTTTGATCTGCAGCactttcaaaatttcattGGCCTGATCGCGAAGTTATGCCAAACTGGACCACTCGCAGAGTATAACACCGCTTTTGAGACGATGTTGAATCGTGTTAGGGGTGTGCCCGAATACATTCTGCTCCCCATCTATGTGGAGGGTCTAACACAACCAGTCAAGAACCAAGTTCGTCATCAACATCCGGGGTCAGTGGCAGCAGCAATGGCATTGGCAGTGGAGTATGATAGTTGCATAGAGAAGTCAGCACCGACATCCGGGTTTCAGCGCCGCTCCGGGGGACGCTACGAGCAACGACAGTTAGGACAGCAACATCTGTTAGCTCTGCCGGCACCACAGCAGCAGGCTCCACGGCCTCCTCAGCACAAATTCTCCGAATATTCCAAGCTACTGGTGATTAGGCTGACACAGGCGGAAAAGGCTGAGCGATCGCGTCTGAATTTGTGTTGGTACTGCCCAGAGAAGTGGGTGGCGGGCCACAACTGTCGGGGCAGATTCTTGGTGTACATGGGCATGGACGAGGACTCGGAGGATGATGTGGGGGAGGACGGGATAGCGCAGGATACTCAGATTGTAACGGCAGATATCTCACATATATATGCTATGAATGGGCGTCAAAAGGAGGATGCAATTGAGTTGGTAGGCATGTTGGGAGCTGCAGAGATTCGCATATTGGTAGACACGGGGAGTTCACATGATTTTCTCCACCCAAACGTGGCGGAAAGATTGGCTCTACCGCTGCAGAAGGTGTGGCCATTTAGAGTGTATGTGGGTAATGGTGAGTCCCTATTATGCTCGTGGGCTAGTAGACAGACGAGGATCGTCATTCAGAACCACGTCTTTTTGGTGGATTTGCACATCCTTCCGGTTCATGGTCCGGATGTTATTTTGGGGAGATCCTGGCTGAAGTCTCTACGCAGGTTTACTACGGATTTTGACACCGATACGTTGGAGTTTGTGAGAAATGGGGAGCGCATTCGTCTTACTTTGGTGCCACCACTCGCCAAAGCAGTATCCTTGAGGCAGTTTTCGACTCTCTTAACCTTGCAGGGTGATGGCGAGGTGTTTGAATTGGTGCAATTACCGCGGCAAAATGCAGAGGAAGGTCCAGTGACGGTTGCCTCATTTCCTAAGGAGTTGCCGGATGAGGTTTTGGCAGTGCTGGGGTCGCATATCGGGGTGTTTGGATTGCCTCCAGGCATGCCGCCAAAGCGTCAATTTGATCACAAAATCCATCTGCTGCCACAGTCGAAGCCGGTCAATGTTCGCCCATATAGATACCCTTATTTTCAGAAGACGGAGATCGAAAGGCAAGTAAAGAAGATGATAGATTCTGGCATTATTCGCCCTAGTCAGAGCCCATTCTCGTCGTCGGTGTTGCTAATTAGGAAGAAAGACGGCGCATTTCGCTTTTGCATTGACTACCGAGCGCTGAATACAGCGACAGTGCCGGATAATTTCCCGATCCCGACCACAGATGAGTTATTTGATGAATTAGGGTCAGCACGATTTTTCACAAAGCTGGATCTCCGATCTGGTTACCACCAAATTCGGATGTGCGAGGAGGATGTATACAAAACGGCTTTTCGTACTCATGACGGCCATTTTGAGTTCTTGGTCATGCCGTTTGGATTGACCAATGCTCCATCCACCTTTCAGGCAGCGATGAATGCCATGTTCAGACCATTCCTGCGCCAGTTTGTGATCGTCTTCTTCGATGACATCCTCATTTACAGCCCGACTTTGCCCGCCCATGTGCGCCATCTAAACGAGGTATTATCACTTCTCGCAAACAATCAATTCTTTGTCAAGTTATCTAAGTGCACCTTTGCTTGTTCCTCGGTCGAGTACCTGGGTCATATCATTGCAGATGGGCAACTCAAGGCAGACCCTGCCAAAATCGAGGCCATGATGGCGTGGCCGCCTCCAACCACGGTCAAGAAGTTGCGCGGCTTCTTGGGTCTCACGGGCTACTACAGACGCTTTGTGGAGCATTACGCGTCCATTGCGGGACACTGA